TCAGCTATTTTTGTGAGCTCGCCGTCATCAATAGTTTTAAAAGCACGCTTGTTAACCTATGCCGAAGTACAGTTTATCCTGGCCGAAGCCAGTTTGAAAAACCTGATCTCTACCGGCACTGCTGCAACTTATTATACCAATGGTGTAGCCGGCGCGTATGCTGATTACGGCATTGATGCAACAACCACAGCTGCTTATTTAACTAACCCTAATGTGGTTTTCAACCCGGTTAACGGCCTTAACCAAATCCTGACCCAAAAATGGGCTGCCAACTTAAATGTGGGCTTTGAAGGCTGGCTGGAGTATCGCCGCACCGGCATCCCGGCGCTTGATGCAACATCTGCTAACCTTAACAACAACAAAATTTCGTCAAGATTTATTTACCCGCCTGATGAGCAAACCATCAACGCGGTGAATTACAAATCTGAACTTCAAAAAATGGGTGGCACAGACAACCCTAACTACAAAGCCTGGTGGTAAACCTTATGCAGGCTTCCGGGAATGCAATGCCTGGAAGCCTGCTTTTTCTTAAAGATGAAGGTGATAAAAAACAACGACGTTGATCCGATGATCGTTCGGCTGTCTAATTTTTCAAGGGCGCTGGCGCTGCCCGTTAGAATTTACATTATCAGGCAGATATTAGACAATCAAAACCATGCTACCCGGAAGGAATTGCATCAGCTGCCTTTTAAAACAGAGCTGATCAACACCCATTTACAGGAGCTGAAACAACTTGGACTGATAACTACCCTGCATGAAAATAACACTTACGTTCACTCGGTAGATGTAAACAAGTTCATCATGCTGTCTAATAGTTATTTAGCTATTTTTGAACCTATTGCCCGGCTAAACGCTGAAGCTATGGAGCTTTTGAGGCGCCCCAAGCTAAAGAAAAAGAAAACAGTAAAAAAAGCCGATGAACCTACAGATCCTGAAGCTGTAGGATTTGGGCCATACCTCCGGAAGCAAAGACAATCCGCCCGATTAAATCAAACCCAACTTGGTAAACAACTAGGCATCAGCAGAAAACAATTGGGTAAAATAGAGAACGGACTTATTGTTTTAGACCCCGGCAAACTAAAAACGCTTGCCCTTGCATTAGGGGCGCCGCTTACCGAGCTGATTGAGCAGTACCGTAGCAGCATCATAGAAATGATCTCTAAAACCGCTATCTGATCTGCGTTAAACAACATGATCAAATAGCAATGGCGCCTAATGGTTTAGTATTTATACGCAGCCAGTCAAAAACACCAAAGGGAACAATCCTGATAGATTGGTATTTCTGTTGTTAATTATTGCTTAATTTATTGAGAGGTGTTTGAAATCGCAAATATATCAGATCCTTGATTTTTGCTTTTCGGTTAAATGCTTCTGCATGAAAGAATCAGAAGAATTATCAGGCGGCACCTCGCGCGGGGCGGCCGTGACGCAACTTGGTCTGGGTAGCGCAGCGCTTTCGCTTATCCCTTTGCTGGAGCATGCTTTGGCAGAGTGCCGGACTGAAAAGAACGGAAAATAGAGGTGTTCTTCCAGAATGATGTTCTCAAACCCGAGGAGCCATAATTGCGGTTAAAAGTTTAATGGCGCAAAGCTGCACAATGCGTTTACCGTCTACAAAGATCGGGGCATTCAAATTAATCTCTGGCAATAATTTGCGTTCCGGTCAAGTGCGTATCAAACGCACTTGGTCACGTTATGTGTATAGAAACCATATGCTGCCCTTCGGTAATGATTTGCCGGGCTGTATAACCGATATAAAAGCTGCGCCTGTTTATCCGTCTTTATAATTGAAGTCCGTTAGGTTTATTAATGGCCATCGTGTTCGGTAAATATAAAACGACAAAAAATGAAGTGTGTCCAAAAAAAATGGATAAACTTAATTTAAAGCATTGGTAAATAAGCGCTGTATTTCACCAGGCTCATTCCTTTTACATTGAGTTTGATTCTGCCGTTATTTGTAATATTAGATGTATTATTTGATGGTTTTTTTGTTCTTCGACGCCGACGCATCCCATCTTTAATTAAAATCTTCTTCCCAGTATCATCTTAATGATACATTTATCTGTGGCTTGCGTAAGCCCATAGCCAATGCCTGCATTAAACTCCCAGTTGGGATTAAAGTCCAGATCAGTAGCTGCAAATAGTTGGTGCTCCTGCTGCTGAAAACTATCGTAGTGGAAAAACGGGCCCGTACTGCCATAATACTCCAGCCCAAGCGCTACCACTTTACTAACGTTGTAACTACCTTTTAAATTGGGCGAAAAGGTAAATCCGATATTTTGGTCTGGGCCGGCAAAGCTCTTTTCGAGCGTAGGATTAAAAGATACATACCAATTGCGCCATTGTTTATCAATAATGGGCCTGATCTCTAAACTACAGGTGTTAGGGTCAAACGCACTTTTTTGAAACCCGAATTCGGTAGAAATACTCACACCTACTGGCCAGTTCCATTTCTTTGGGGCAGCTACACGCGGACGAACATGCGATCCCACGTATGCGGTACGACCGGTTGTGCCCAATGAGTTAAAGAAATAAAAGCCGGTTTCGAACCAGGTGGTCCAACCGTGAGTAATTTCAATAGTTTCATGCTCTACATGGTTGGTTGGTAACTGCCCAGTTGGTGAGCTTGTTTTACTGCCGTTTAAGGTGTTATTGCTGTGTAACTCAAACATGGTGTGGCCTTTCTCAACGGTTTCTGAACCGTAAACCTGTATCTCATAATTGTCTTGTGCTTTTGAACTGACCACATGGCAAAGCAGGACTACAATGAGGAATAATCTATATTTCATGAATCGCGCAAGTTTAAGGCCGTAAATTATACGCTAACTCTGTAGTAATTTTGAAGACAGGTGCAACTTCAAAATTGCTACAATTTTTAATGCTACTTTTAAAACTGAATCCTAAGAAATGAAACTACTGTTTATCGAAGATGAACCGGTGCTACTTGACAGCATCCGTAATTATTTTTCGGAAGATGGGAATATATGTGAAACGGCCACAAACCTATTGACCGCTCGCGAAAAGATATCGCGTTATGAATACGACTGTATCGTTCTGGACATCGGGCTGCCTGATGGCAACGGACTTGAAGTGCTGCGATACATCAAAGAAATGGACAAAGATGAAGGTGTGCTCATTGTTTCCGGTCGAAACTCTCTTGATGACAGGCTTTCCGGGTTAAATCTTGGCGCAGATGATTATATTATAAAACCGTTTCATCTGGCCGAACTGAAAGCCCGCATTATGGCGGTGCACAGACGCCGGGCTTTCAAAGGAAGCAATTTGCTGCAATATGATGCTATTAGTATAAATCTCGACTCGATGGAAGTGAGGGTGGGGGACCATCTGGTTACGCTTACCCGTAAGGAGTACGATATGTTAGTTTATTTTATAGCCAACAAAGGTAAAGTTATAACACGTAATGCTATTGCTGATCATTTGTGGCACGATGAGGTTGATCTGGCCGAAAGCTTTGATTTTATTTATACGCATATTAAAAACTTAAGAAAAAAGATGCTCGATCATTGTGGGAAAGACTATTTTAAAACAGTTTACGGCATCGGATACAAATTCAGCTAATGAAACTTGCCGCTCAATATACCCGCGCCAGTATGCTGGTCACTGTAATTGTACTGGTGATTGCCGGCGGCATCTATTATTTTGCGATATCTTACATCGCCGACCAACAGTTTGACCGCGACCT
This region of Mucilaginibacter yixingensis genomic DNA includes:
- a CDS encoding helix-turn-helix domain-containing protein, whose amino-acid sequence is MKVIKNNDVDPMIVRLSNFSRALALPVRIYIIRQILDNQNHATRKELHQLPFKTELINTHLQELKQLGLITTLHENNTYVHSVDVNKFIMLSNSYLAIFEPIARLNAEAMELLRRPKLKKKKTVKKADEPTDPEAVGFGPYLRKQRQSARLNQTQLGKQLGISRKQLGKIENGLIVLDPGKLKTLALALGAPLTELIEQYRSSIIEMISKTAI
- a CDS encoding response regulator transcription factor, with amino-acid sequence MKLLFIEDEPVLLDSIRNYFSEDGNICETATNLLTAREKISRYEYDCIVLDIGLPDGNGLEVLRYIKEMDKDEGVLIVSGRNSLDDRLSGLNLGADDYIIKPFHLAELKARIMAVHRRRAFKGSNLLQYDAISINLDSMEVRVGDHLVTLTRKEYDMLVYFIANKGKVITRNAIADHLWHDEVDLAESFDFIYTHIKNLRKKMLDHCGKDYFKTVYGIGYKFS